A part of Solicola gregarius genomic DNA contains:
- a CDS encoding NAD(P)/FAD-dependent oxidoreductase: protein MNHRIVVLGAGYAGAYVAGNLARRLSPADTEITVINAVPDFVQRQRLNQLAAGREIEAPNLTEVFSGTGIGLRVARVTAVDPERQVVAVADTDGGGEVGYDTLVYALGSHACDQSVTGVAEHAFDVAGRQTALRLRERLDTLDHQGDGGEVLVVGDGLTGIETATEIAESRPGLSVTLLARGELGARLSAGARRHLRRACDRLGITVVEHTSVEAVEQTRVRCADGTVLTSYATVWTAGFAVSAIAAAGGLEVTDNGQIVVDRTMRSVSHPNVYAVGDSVYTLGDNGRQLPMNCGSAGYTGRQAIAAIVGRLTGHKIANVKLVYRYNAISLGQRDGILQLIDGAAQAKPRYVGGRKAVRVKAGIQRGALLGTSHPTFGLPKRRHRLAAEPDVSAEKAIA, encoded by the coding sequence ATGAATCACCGCATCGTCGTCCTCGGCGCAGGCTATGCCGGGGCCTACGTGGCCGGGAACCTGGCCCGCCGGCTGTCCCCGGCGGACACCGAGATCACCGTGATCAACGCCGTGCCGGACTTCGTCCAGCGGCAGCGACTGAACCAACTGGCGGCCGGCCGGGAAATCGAGGCCCCGAACCTCACCGAGGTCTTCTCGGGCACGGGGATCGGGCTGCGCGTGGCCCGTGTCACCGCCGTCGACCCCGAGCGCCAGGTCGTCGCCGTGGCCGACACCGACGGTGGCGGCGAGGTCGGCTACGACACGCTTGTGTACGCGCTCGGCAGCCACGCCTGCGACCAGAGCGTCACCGGTGTGGCCGAGCACGCCTTCGACGTCGCCGGCCGGCAGACGGCGCTGCGCCTGCGTGAGCGCCTCGACACCCTCGACCACCAGGGCGACGGTGGAGAGGTGCTGGTCGTCGGTGACGGGTTGACCGGCATCGAGACCGCCACAGAGATCGCCGAATCCCGGCCCGGCCTGTCGGTGACACTTCTCGCCCGCGGCGAGTTGGGTGCCCGGCTGTCCGCCGGAGCCCGCCGCCACCTGCGTCGGGCCTGCGACCGGCTGGGCATCACCGTTGTGGAGCACACCAGTGTCGAAGCCGTCGAACAGACACGGGTGCGATGCGCCGACGGCACCGTGCTGACGTCCTACGCGACGGTGTGGACGGCCGGGTTCGCGGTCAGCGCCATCGCCGCCGCCGGCGGACTGGAGGTCACCGACAACGGCCAGATCGTCGTCGATCGCACCATGCGGTCGGTCTCCCACCCGAATGTCTACGCCGTCGGCGACAGCGTCTACACCCTCGGCGACAACGGTCGGCAGCTGCCGATGAACTGCGGCTCAGCCGGCTACACCGGCCGGCAAGCCATCGCGGCGATCGTGGGACGCCTGACCGGGCACAAGATCGCGAACGTCAAGCTGGTCTACCGATACAACGCCATCAGCCTCGGACAGCGAGACGGGATCCTGCAGCTGATCGACGGCGCAGCGCAGGCCAAGCCGAGGTATGTGGGCGGCCGAAAGGCCGTGCGGGTCAAGGCGGGCATTCAAAGAGGGGCGCTGTTGGGCACCTCGCACCCGACCTTCGGGCTGCCCAAACGCAGGCACCGCCTGGCCGCCGAGCCGGATGTGTCCGCCGAGAAGGCGATCGCGTAG
- a CDS encoding crotonase/enoyl-CoA hydratase family protein, with amino-acid sequence MPTEQQSRRVEVEVREQIAYVRLTRSDKLNGLDLAMLEQLVDAARTLRRDRSVRAAILLGDGPAFSSGLDFASVLKRPSRLALAFVRWPWRATNLFQRVCWEWRTLPIPVVAVLHGHCYGGAMQLALAADFRFATPDCSLAILEAKWGLIPDMTGSVTLRELVGADTAKRLVMTGETFDGTYAKQIGLVTEVAADPQEEAEKLIAQLAARSPDSVAAAKALLNRTRTAPVRAALRVERSLQLGLLRGANSKIARAAAMTGKQARFKPRR; translated from the coding sequence ATGCCGACCGAACAGCAATCACGACGAGTCGAGGTCGAGGTCCGCGAGCAGATCGCGTACGTACGCCTCACCCGTTCCGACAAGCTCAACGGCCTCGACCTGGCGATGCTCGAGCAACTCGTCGATGCGGCGCGCACACTGCGTCGCGACCGTTCGGTGCGAGCGGCGATCCTGCTCGGTGACGGGCCGGCCTTCTCCTCCGGGCTCGACTTCGCGAGCGTGCTGAAGCGGCCGTCCCGGCTCGCGCTCGCCTTCGTACGGTGGCCGTGGCGGGCCACGAACCTGTTCCAGCGAGTGTGCTGGGAGTGGCGCACGCTGCCGATACCGGTCGTCGCCGTCCTGCACGGGCATTGCTACGGCGGTGCGATGCAGCTCGCGCTCGCGGCCGACTTCCGCTTCGCGACGCCCGACTGCTCGCTCGCCATCCTGGAGGCGAAGTGGGGCCTGATCCCCGACATGACCGGGTCCGTCACGCTACGCGAGCTCGTCGGCGCCGACACGGCAAAGCGCCTCGTGATGACCGGCGAGACGTTCGACGGCACGTACGCGAAACAGATCGGGCTCGTCACGGAGGTCGCCGCCGATCCGCAGGAAGAGGCGGAGAAGCTCATCGCTCAGCTCGCCGCACGGTCGCCGGACTCCGTCGCCGCGGCGAAGGCGCTGCTGAATCGCACCCGAACGGCTCCGGTACGCGCGGCGCTGCGCGTGGAGCGTTCACTGCAGCTGGGGCTCTTGCGCGGTGCGAACAGCAAGATCGCGCGCGCCGCCGCGATGACGGGCAAGCAGGCGAGGTTCAAGCCTCGGCGTTGA
- a CDS encoding ApeA N-terminal domain 1-containing protein, producing the protein MTGNDLASGDSRVGWAWDAKLTTPYVAMLRDREHQVELVIPYDPSDEALHRRYAGSMVRWGDDPERSRFDYELPDQFWFMDARGFVSLNGIRAHAVEPIAGGPTIFNQCRVAVDYAVFSGTPGVDYSVVNGLSTRVEGLGQWFGHRSVRDNLLDPERSNEEFSLTITSPRTQRLDAGLNLSIVAGADWRLPGEPGLTHLEEVGSIRTTMQRARPWEEHIERHWAVHQLLEISAWKPLGFQQAKVMHRRDPQRVLSGKRVGDQWAPVKTYSLPGSQGKDGVDFLFTFQDIGATGVRRWLRVRDRFSRGIHAMTFSIQNSGTSLDGLISDAGIGLEELGHTIDVLRGGGARRAHHAHLRDLAAEVDDLLPFSGAEWATESTELYNDVKHADRRDPTAAELYGMLIKNRLVFRVWMARRIGVSDTVIGKGMWRLRRGLPDT; encoded by the coding sequence TGGGCGTGGGACGCGAAACTCACGACTCCCTACGTCGCGATGCTGCGCGACCGTGAACACCAGGTTGAGCTAGTGATTCCTTACGATCCGTCGGACGAGGCTCTGCACCGGCGCTACGCCGGCTCAATGGTGCGCTGGGGTGACGATCCGGAGAGGAGCCGATTCGACTACGAACTGCCAGATCAGTTCTGGTTCATGGACGCACGTGGATTCGTGTCTCTGAACGGCATACGAGCCCACGCGGTCGAACCGATTGCCGGCGGGCCCACCATCTTCAATCAGTGCAGAGTAGCCGTTGACTATGCCGTGTTCAGCGGCACACCGGGTGTCGACTACTCCGTCGTTAATGGACTGAGTACGCGTGTCGAGGGACTCGGGCAGTGGTTCGGCCATCGCTCAGTCCGGGACAACCTGCTCGATCCGGAACGATCGAACGAGGAGTTCTCGCTGACGATCACTTCGCCGCGGACGCAACGGCTCGATGCCGGCCTGAACCTCTCAATCGTTGCCGGGGCTGATTGGCGGCTCCCAGGCGAGCCCGGACTGACCCATCTGGAAGAGGTCGGGTCCATCAGAACCACCATGCAACGTGCACGCCCATGGGAGGAGCACATCGAGCGACACTGGGCAGTACACCAGCTGCTAGAAATCAGCGCTTGGAAGCCGCTTGGCTTCCAGCAGGCCAAGGTCATGCATCGTCGGGATCCCCAACGGGTACTTTCCGGCAAACGTGTGGGCGATCAGTGGGCTCCGGTCAAGACCTACTCACTTCCCGGATCCCAGGGAAAGGACGGGGTCGATTTCTTGTTCACCTTCCAGGACATCGGAGCCACGGGAGTACGGCGCTGGTTGCGGGTCAGGGATCGGTTCAGTCGAGGGATTCACGCGATGACCTTCTCCATCCAAAACAGCGGAACTTCCCTCGACGGGCTGATTTCCGACGCCGGTATCGGGCTCGAAGAACTCGGCCACACGATCGACGTCCTCCGTGGGGGAGGCGCTCGGCGGGCTCACCACGCCCACCTGCGGGATCTTGCGGCGGAGGTTGACGACTTGCTTCCGTTCAGCGGCGCCGAATGGGCAACAGAGTCGACTGAGCTCTACAACGACGTGAAGCATGCCGACCGGCGTGACCCAACCGCGGCCGAACTCTACGGGATGCTGATCAAGAACCGCCTCGTGTTCCGAGTCTGGATGGCACGGCGCATCGGCGTCTCGGATACGGTGATCGGGAAAGGAATGTGGCGTCTGAGGCGAGGCCTCCCCGACACCTGA
- a CDS encoding ISL3-like element ISPfr2 family transposase, with product MSDATPPAGFGRPDLTAFARLDGLGLSVTGQQLEPDRAVLACRVVEPDQWCRRCGSEGAARDTVIRRLAHEPLGWRPTVLEVVVRRYRCADCGHVWRQDTSAAAEPRAKLSRTGLRWALEGIVVAHLTVARVAEGLGVAWDTANNAVLAEGKRLLINDPTRFEGVKVIGVDEHVWRHTRRGDKYVTVIIDLTPVRDGAGPARLLDMVEGRSKAAFKTWLADRDDAFRDAVEVVAMDGFTGFKTAAAEEIPDAVTVMDPFHVVRLAGDALDRCRRRVQLAIHGHRGFRDDPLYKSRRTLHTGADLLTDKQSDRLRALFVDDAHVEVEATWGVYQRMIAAYRHEDRQRGRELMEKLITDLSAGVPKVLTELTTLGRTLKKRAADVLAYFERPGTSNGPTEALNGRLEHLRGSALGFRNLTNYIARSLLETGGFRPQLLHPRLG from the coding sequence GTGTCCGACGCTACCCCGCCTGCCGGCTTCGGCCGCCCTGACCTGACCGCCTTCGCTCGACTCGACGGCCTCGGTCTGAGCGTGACCGGACAACAACTTGAGCCGGATCGTGCGGTCCTCGCGTGCCGCGTGGTGGAACCAGATCAGTGGTGCCGACGGTGCGGCAGCGAAGGCGCTGCTCGTGACACCGTGATCCGGCGGTTGGCCCACGAGCCGCTGGGCTGGCGACCGACCGTGCTGGAAGTTGTAGTGCGCCGCTACCGCTGTGCCGACTGCGGACACGTGTGGCGCCAAGACACCAGCGCCGCGGCGGAGCCACGCGCGAAGCTCTCGCGCACCGGGCTGCGGTGGGCGCTGGAAGGGATCGTGGTCGCACACCTCACCGTCGCCCGTGTCGCCGAGGGACTCGGGGTCGCGTGGGACACCGCCAACAACGCGGTCCTGGCTGAAGGCAAGCGGCTGCTGATCAACGACCCCACGCGGTTCGAGGGCGTGAAGGTCATTGGCGTCGATGAGCACGTCTGGCGCCACACCAGGCGTGGCGACAAGTACGTCACCGTGATCATCGACCTCACCCCGGTTCGCGATGGCGCCGGCCCAGCAAGGCTGCTGGACATGGTCGAGGGCCGGTCGAAGGCGGCGTTCAAGACCTGGCTCGCCGACCGCGACGACGCCTTCCGTGACGCGGTCGAGGTGGTCGCGATGGACGGCTTCACCGGGTTCAAGACCGCCGCTGCAGAGGAGATCCCGGACGCGGTCACGGTGATGGATCCCTTCCACGTCGTGCGCCTGGCCGGTGACGCCCTCGACAGGTGCCGGCGCCGGGTCCAACTCGCGATCCACGGGCACCGTGGGTTCAGGGACGACCCGCTCTACAAGTCGCGGCGCACGCTGCACACCGGCGCGGACCTGCTCACCGACAAGCAGAGCGACAGGCTACGCGCGCTGTTCGTTGATGACGCTCACGTCGAGGTCGAGGCGACCTGGGGTGTCTACCAGCGCATGATCGCCGCCTATCGCCACGAGGACCGGCAACGTGGCCGCGAGCTCATGGAGAAGCTGATCACCGACCTCAGCGCCGGCGTCCCCAAGGTGCTCACCGAGCTCACCACCCTGGGCCGGACCCTGAAGAAGCGAGCCGCTGACGTGCTCGCCTACTTCGAACGACCCGGCACCAGCAACGGGCCGACCGAGGCGCTCAACGGACGGCTCGAACACCTGCGCGGCTCCGCACTCGGGTTCCGCAACCTGACCAACTACATCGCCCGAAGCCTGCTCGAGACCGGCGGCTTCAGACCCCAACTCCTACACCCCCGATTGGGATGA
- a CDS encoding endonuclease I family protein, translated as MRTKSMSTALLTIGLVAGLSQVPAAAVEVPEPPASVAVADVPDGYYDGAEGKAGEELRSSLHTIISADVTQLTYDEVWEALKVTDEDPANPANVILLYSGESRSEDANGGDADDWNREHVWAKSHGDFGTDIGPGTDVHHLRPTDVTVNSTRGNLDFDEGGEEVEEAPGNYVDGDSWEPRDEVKGDVARMIMYMDVRYDGENGYPDLEVNDAVDNGSNPNIGKISVLLQWNEMDPPDAFEENRNDVIYDQFQHNRNPFVDHPEWAAAIWG; from the coding sequence ATGCGTACCAAGTCGATGTCCACCGCTCTGTTGACGATCGGCCTGGTGGCCGGCTTGTCGCAGGTTCCGGCCGCTGCGGTGGAGGTTCCGGAGCCGCCGGCCTCCGTTGCGGTCGCCGACGTACCGGACGGCTACTACGACGGTGCCGAGGGGAAGGCGGGCGAGGAGCTGCGTTCGTCGCTGCACACCATCATCTCCGCCGACGTCACGCAGCTGACGTACGACGAGGTGTGGGAGGCGCTCAAGGTGACCGACGAGGATCCGGCGAACCCCGCCAACGTCATCCTGCTCTACAGCGGCGAGTCTCGCAGCGAGGACGCGAACGGCGGCGACGCCGACGACTGGAACCGCGAGCACGTCTGGGCGAAGTCGCACGGCGACTTCGGCACCGACATCGGCCCGGGCACCGACGTCCACCACCTGCGTCCCACGGACGTCACGGTCAACTCGACTCGGGGCAACCTCGACTTCGACGAGGGCGGCGAGGAGGTCGAGGAGGCGCCCGGAAACTACGTGGACGGAGACTCCTGGGAGCCGCGCGACGAGGTCAAGGGTGATGTCGCCCGGATGATCATGTACATGGACGTTCGCTACGACGGTGAGAACGGCTACCCCGACCTCGAGGTCAACGACGCCGTCGACAACGGGTCGAATCCCAACATCGGCAAGATCTCCGTACTCCTGCAGTGGAACGAGATGGATCCGCCGGACGCGTTCGAGGAGAACCGCAACGACGTCATCTACGACCAGTTCCAGCACAACCGGAACCCGTTCGTCGACCATCCGGAGTGGGCGGCCGCGATCTGGGGCTGA
- a CDS encoding calcium-binding protein, whose protein sequence is MSLHHSAAVAPSYRIKRAGQIGLALAVASAVAGLAPAAPARAATTTCHGIRVTIVGTHSSDVIHGTPGRDVINGLRGNDTIYGGGGHDLLCGGSGADRLYGGAANDRLYGQLDQLRGAQEDGVERIGDTLRGGSGSDHLDGGTDARHADIVVNDIYTWDESAHGVRIDLRTGTARGEGVDTFTGHKYSVIGSPFGDVVQGTGRRDRISTGAGRDDVYARGNDDFVDVDDIHRYPGGQADRAWGGLGDDQISARGGEDRLGGGPGNDSIFASGTGNDVLTGGDGRDSFYPQIGNTDGPQAIRGGDGLDFLQLEDSVILHNRDLSTGVWDMATGDMTFTLGHDIELAVRDIEQAYLSTPRTAWTVTGTTRADELWGDTNSSRSSVFFDALDGDDEFEGTSGDDTFDGGPGNDHTSGMYNGDDTCISVETIDGGDCDHIS, encoded by the coding sequence ATGTCGCTTCACCACTCTGCTGCCGTTGCCCCGTCTTATCGCATCAAGCGCGCGGGCCAGATCGGGTTGGCGCTCGCGGTCGCCTCCGCCGTCGCCGGACTTGCGCCGGCCGCACCCGCGCGCGCCGCCACGACGACCTGCCACGGCATCAGGGTCACCATCGTCGGGACGCACTCGTCCGACGTCATCCATGGCACGCCCGGCCGGGACGTCATCAACGGTCTACGCGGCAACGACACGATCTACGGCGGCGGCGGCCACGACCTCCTCTGCGGCGGTTCCGGTGCCGACCGGCTCTACGGCGGCGCCGCCAACGACCGGCTCTACGGCCAGCTCGACCAGCTGCGCGGCGCTCAGGAGGACGGCGTCGAACGCATCGGTGACACGTTGCGAGGCGGCTCGGGAAGCGACCACCTCGACGGGGGCACCGACGCGCGTCACGCCGACATCGTCGTGAACGACATCTACACCTGGGACGAGTCGGCGCATGGCGTCCGCATCGACCTGCGCACGGGCACCGCGCGCGGCGAGGGCGTCGACACCTTCACCGGCCACAAATACAGCGTCATCGGCTCGCCGTTCGGCGACGTGGTCCAAGGGACCGGCCGGCGCGATCGGATCAGTACGGGGGCCGGTCGTGACGACGTCTACGCACGCGGCAATGACGACTTCGTGGATGTGGACGACATACATCGCTACCCGGGCGGACAGGCCGACCGGGCCTGGGGCGGCCTGGGTGACGACCAGATCTCCGCCCGGGGCGGCGAGGACCGGCTGGGGGGTGGCCCCGGCAACGACTCGATCTTCGCCTCGGGCACCGGCAACGACGTCCTCACCGGCGGGGACGGACGCGATTCCTTCTACCCACAGATCGGCAACACCGACGGTCCGCAGGCGATCCGGGGCGGCGACGGCCTCGACTTCCTGCAGCTGGAAGACTCGGTGATCCTCCACAACCGAGATCTGTCGACGGGAGTGTGGGACATGGCGACCGGCGACATGACGTTCACCCTGGGGCACGACATCGAGCTCGCGGTCCGCGACATCGAGCAGGCCTACCTCTCCACGCCGCGAACGGCGTGGACGGTCACCGGCACAACCAGGGCCGACGAGCTATGGGGCGACACGAACAGTAGCCGGTCGTCCGTCTTCTTCGACGCGCTCGATGGCGACGACGAGTTCGAGGGGACCAGCGGCGACGACACGTTCGACGGTGGCCCCGGCAACGATCACACGTCGGGCATGTACAACGGCGACGACACCTGCATCAGCGTCGAGACGATCGACGGGGGCGACTGCGACCACATCAGCTGA
- a CDS encoding MmcQ/YjbR family DNA-binding protein produces MARKAVRRARVEDVHHLALGMPHVTVYPGTEHKPVYQVGGKSFVFFRNPRPDAYDSETGERYDDVIVFWAPNQGDKLAMVQDDSSPFFTTPHFDGHLSVLLRASRIGEISHNELAEVVQEAWLSRASARRRATWLEEHLTE; encoded by the coding sequence GTGGCGAGAAAGGCTGTCCGGCGAGCCCGAGTCGAGGACGTACATCACCTTGCGCTCGGCATGCCCCACGTCACCGTCTACCCCGGCACGGAGCACAAGCCGGTCTATCAGGTTGGCGGGAAGTCGTTCGTCTTCTTTCGGAACCCGCGCCCCGACGCATACGACTCGGAGACCGGCGAGCGTTACGACGACGTCATCGTGTTCTGGGCCCCCAACCAGGGCGACAAGCTCGCGATGGTGCAGGACGACTCTTCACCGTTCTTCACCACCCCCCACTTCGACGGTCACCTATCGGTCCTGCTGCGGGCCAGCCGGATCGGCGAGATCAGCCACAACGAGCTCGCTGAGGTCGTTCAGGAGGCCTGGCTGTCGCGAGCGTCGGCCCGCCGAAGAGCAACATGGCTCGAGGAACACCTGACGGAGTGA
- a CDS encoding DUF1707 SHOCT-like domain-containing protein → MTEPSDSIEPAESAATPDRRESSELRVSDADRDAVVRQLGEHAGVGRLTLAEHEERIEQAMEAKTRGQLDELLSDLPEATAQSPERRRKVSRWILSVMGGTDRTGRWRVAEEVNAITIMGGCEIDLRNAELDGDDVVINAYTWMGGTDIYVPDSIDLEVTGFSLMGERTERGSARRPRPGAPRVRIRSFNLMGGCDIYRLPEETRDLSGRRAARELRRQRRGGFGHRF, encoded by the coding sequence GTGACCGAACCGTCCGACTCGATCGAACCCGCCGAATCCGCCGCGACGCCCGACCGCCGCGAGTCGAGCGAGCTGCGTGTGTCCGATGCCGACCGCGATGCCGTCGTACGCCAGCTCGGCGAGCATGCTGGCGTCGGACGCTTGACGCTCGCCGAGCACGAGGAACGCATCGAGCAAGCGATGGAGGCGAAGACGCGCGGCCAGCTCGACGAGCTGCTGTCCGATCTTCCCGAGGCGACCGCGCAGTCGCCCGAGCGCCGGCGGAAGGTCAGCCGCTGGATCCTCTCCGTTATGGGCGGCACCGACCGTACGGGCCGGTGGCGCGTCGCAGAGGAGGTCAACGCGATCACCATCATGGGCGGCTGCGAGATCGACCTTCGCAACGCCGAGCTCGACGGCGACGATGTGGTGATCAACGCCTACACCTGGATGGGCGGCACCGATATCTACGTCCCGGACTCGATCGACCTCGAGGTCACGGGATTCTCGCTGATGGGCGAGCGGACGGAGCGTGGCTCGGCCCGGCGTCCGCGACCGGGTGCCCCACGCGTACGCATCCGGTCGTTCAACCTGATGGGGGGTTGCGACATCTACCGGCTGCCGGAGGAGACCCGCGACCTGTCCGGTCGGCGTGCGGCGCGCGAGCTGCGCAGGCAGCGCCGCGGAGGATTCGGCCACCGGTTCTGA
- a CDS encoding YciI family protein, whose protein sequence is MSFRVEAGLPGMSQYLLSVPHDSDEEPTMETMDPAELEAAMAAAGAIIEELTSTGAFVFAGGLTPPSTAITVDNTGESLSTVNGPFVEAPEYLGGFWVIDVADDAAALDWAARASKALGGRIEVRAFQVPPGE, encoded by the coding sequence ATGAGTTTCCGCGTCGAGGCCGGTCTACCCGGCATGAGCCAATACCTACTGTCCGTTCCGCACGACTCCGACGAAGAACCGACCATGGAGACCATGGACCCAGCAGAGCTCGAGGCGGCCATGGCTGCCGCGGGCGCGATCATCGAGGAGCTGACATCGACTGGCGCCTTCGTCTTCGCGGGCGGGCTGACGCCGCCCTCAACCGCGATCACCGTCGACAACACAGGCGAATCGCTGAGCACCGTCAACGGCCCCTTCGTCGAGGCTCCCGAGTACCTCGGAGGTTTCTGGGTGATCGACGTCGCCGACGATGCGGCCGCCCTCGACTGGGCAGCCCGCGCATCGAAGGCCCTCGGAGGCCGCATCGAGGTCCGCGCCTTCCAGGTCCCGCCGGGCGAGTGA
- a CDS encoding sigma-70 family RNA polymerase sigma factor — protein MDSTATDRFDTSRFEASRNRLASLAYRLLGSAADAEDAVQDAFLRWQAADRQRIEVPEAWLTKVVTNLCLDRLRSAQARRERTAGAWLPELLLDGDPMLGPADTFEQRESVSLAVLTLMERLSPLERAVYLLREAFSHSHAEIADILDVTESASQQHLHRARRRITAARRGIGEVDPTSARRIVEEFLAAATSGRTDRLVALLTDDATAITDGAGRTETLLQYDTAQRIAAITRAGFKPTPAKRRLAGGTPAIHYALVNQTPAILFLVDDQIAGAVTFDITNGKITTVRSIAAPTRIARLTETWRQHKPDPPLITQW, from the coding sequence GTGGACAGCACAGCCACCGATCGCTTCGACACCAGTCGGTTCGAGGCCAGCCGGAACCGGCTGGCCTCGCTGGCGTACCGGCTGCTGGGGTCGGCCGCCGACGCCGAGGACGCCGTGCAGGATGCGTTCTTGCGCTGGCAAGCCGCAGACCGGCAGCGGATCGAGGTTCCGGAAGCATGGCTGACCAAGGTCGTCACCAACCTGTGCCTCGACCGGCTCCGCTCGGCACAAGCCCGCCGCGAACGCACCGCCGGCGCCTGGTTGCCCGAACTGCTCCTCGACGGCGACCCGATGCTCGGCCCGGCCGACACCTTCGAACAGCGCGAATCGGTCTCCCTGGCCGTCCTGACACTCATGGAGCGCCTTTCCCCCCTCGAGCGGGCCGTCTACCTCCTACGCGAGGCGTTCTCCCACAGCCACGCCGAAATCGCCGACATCCTCGACGTCACCGAGTCCGCAAGCCAACAACACCTCCACCGAGCCCGACGCCGCATCACCGCCGCGCGCCGCGGCATCGGAGAAGTCGACCCGACATCGGCCCGCAGAATCGTCGAAGAATTCCTCGCCGCTGCCACCTCAGGCCGCACCGACCGCCTGGTAGCGCTACTCACCGACGACGCGACCGCGATCACCGACGGCGCCGGCCGGACCGAAACACTGCTGCAGTACGACACCGCGCAACGCATCGCCGCCATCACCCGAGCCGGCTTCAAACCCACCCCCGCGAAACGACGACTCGCCGGCGGCACACCCGCCATCCACTACGCACTCGTCAACCAGACCCCCGCCATCCTCTTCCTGGTCGACGACCAAATCGCCGGAGCCGTGACATTCGACATCACCAACGGCAAAATCACAACCGTCCGCAGTATCGCCGCCCCCACCCGCATCGCCCGCCTCACCGAAACCTGGCGCCAGCACAAACCCGACCCACCGCTCATCACCCAATGGTGA
- a CDS encoding DUF2277 domain-containing protein, whose product MCRNIRVLHNFDPPTTDDEVREAAVQFVRKVSGSTRPSRANAEAFERAVDEIALATRRLLDDLVTKAPPKNREREAIKGRARHEKRMEREVRTRTAAT is encoded by the coding sequence ATGTGCCGGAATATCCGTGTCCTTCACAACTTCGATCCGCCGACGACCGACGACGAGGTCCGCGAGGCCGCCGTCCAGTTCGTGCGGAAGGTCAGCGGGTCGACCCGTCCCTCACGTGCGAACGCCGAGGCGTTCGAGAGGGCGGTCGACGAGATCGCGCTCGCGACTCGTCGCCTGCTCGATGACCTCGTGACGAAGGCGCCACCGAAAAATCGTGAGCGTGAGGCGATCAAGGGGCGCGCGCGTCATGAGAAGCGAATGGAGCGTGAGGTCCGCACCCGGACCGCCGCGACGTAG
- a CDS encoding inositol monophosphatase family protein has product MNELGDMDVVDVAFHVADRAAELALSYFRARVTTTSKADGSPVTEADRAVERLVREELAELRPDDALLGEEYGQVGGSQRVWIVDPIAGTTFFGRRDPNWRVHLALAVDGVVELAVVTSPALGLRWWASRGGGAVETAWPPGSGHVRRLAVSTSSSLADAALEALSTIPIGSSPACFRAARTPLPLVELVRGEVDGVLAEGFAAWDHAPWILLVQEAGGRFTDAVGGAAYERGGGLYWVFSDDGVGRPGASVRR; this is encoded by the coding sequence ATGAACGAGCTTGGTGACATGGACGTCGTGGACGTGGCCTTTCACGTCGCAGATCGTGCCGCCGAGCTGGCGTTGTCCTATTTCCGCGCCCGCGTGACGACCACGTCGAAGGCAGATGGGTCCCCGGTCACGGAGGCCGATCGCGCTGTTGAGCGGCTGGTTCGCGAAGAGCTCGCTGAGCTGCGCCCTGACGATGCGCTCCTCGGCGAGGAGTATGGACAGGTGGGCGGCTCTCAGCGAGTCTGGATCGTTGACCCGATCGCCGGGACCACCTTCTTCGGCCGTCGTGACCCGAACTGGCGGGTTCACCTTGCCCTGGCAGTTGATGGTGTCGTCGAGCTGGCTGTTGTCACGTCGCCGGCTCTGGGTCTGCGTTGGTGGGCTAGTCGCGGTGGTGGCGCTGTCGAGACGGCATGGCCGCCGGGCAGTGGCCACGTACGCCGCTTGGCGGTTAGCACGTCCTCGTCGCTGGCCGATGCGGCGCTCGAGGCTCTGAGTACGATTCCGATCGGGTCGTCGCCTGCGTGCTTTCGTGCGGCCCGCACACCGTTGCCGTTGGTCGAGCTCGTCCGGGGTGAGGTTGACGGTGTCTTGGCCGAGGGGTTCGCCGCGTGGGATCACGCACCGTGGATCTTGCTGGTCCAAGAAGCGGGTGGTCGCTTCACTGATGCGGTAGGTGGCGCTGCCTACGAGCGCGGTGGCGGGCTTTACTGGGTCTTCTCAGATGACGGTGTAGGTCGGCCGGGCGCGTCGGTCCGCAGATAG